A stretch of the Oncorhynchus mykiss isolate Arlee chromosome 23, USDA_OmykA_1.1, whole genome shotgun sequence genome encodes the following:
- the vdac2 gene encoding voltage-dependent anion-selective channel protein 2, giving the protein MAVPPSYGDLGKSAKDIFNKGYGFGLVKLDVKTKSDSGVEFKTAGSSNTDTSKVAGSLETKYKRSEYGLTFTEKWNTDNTLGTEITVEDQIAKGLKLTFDTTFSPNTGKKSGKVKTAYKREFVNLGCDVDFDFAGPTIHGAAVVGYEGWLAGYQMTFDTAKSKMTQNNFAVGYKTGDFQLHTNVNDGAQFGGSIYQKVSPVLETAVNLAWTAGSNSTNFGIAAKYQLDKSASISAKVNNNSLVGVGYTQTLRPGVKLTLSALVDGKGINTGGHKLGLGLELEA; this is encoded by the exons ATGGCAGTGCCTCCATCATATGGTGACCTTGGCAAATCTGCCAAGGATATCTTCAACAAAGGCTATG GGTTTGGCCTGGTGAAGCTTGATGTGAAGACCAAGTCTGACAGCGGAGTG GAGTTCAAAACAGCTGGCTCCTCAAACACGGACACCAGcaaggtggcaggtagccttgaaACCAAATACAAGCGGTCCGAGTATGGCCTGACCTTCACAGAGAAGTGGAACACTGACAACACCCTGGGAACAGAGATCACCGTTGAAGACCAG ATTGCCAAGGGTCTGAAGCTGACATTCGACACAACCTTCTCACCAAACACTGG CAAGAAGAGCGGCAAAGTCAAGACCGCCTACAAGCGCGAGTTTGTCAACCTGGGCTGTGATGTCGACTTTGACTTTGCTGGCCCCACTATCCACGGGGCGGCCGTCGTGGGTTACGAGGGCTGGCTCGCCGGCTACCAGATGACTTTTGACACGGCCAAGTCTAAGATGACCCAGAACAACTTCGCTGTGGGATACAAGACCGGGGACTTCCAGCTGCACACCAATGT TAACGACGGTGCACAGTTTGGCGGCTCCATCTACCAGAAGGTGAGCCCCGTGCTGGAGACGGCGGTCAACCTTGCCTGGACTGCCGGCAGCAACAGCACAAACTTTGGCATTGCAGCCAAATACCAGCTGGACAAGAGCGCCTCCATCAGT GCTAAAGTGAACAACAACAGCCTTGTCGGTGTTGGCTATACCCAGACGCTGAGACCAG GTGTGAAACTCACCCTCTCTGCCCTGGTAGATGGTAAGGGCATCAACACTGGAGGCCACAAGCTGGGCCTGGGGTTGGAACTGGAGGCCTAA
- the LOC110502626 gene encoding neurofilament medium polypeptide, with protein MSHQIEYRSGSPHRRAQDDYSRYQHKLTGSPSASRTVIGFGSATAFMNRGYATTPKSEFGSVTRSDIFLDSSNTFTGVLTKINEKELLHGLNGRFTGFIEKVRHLEHQNELLEREIEEIKQKAQSPASLAQEHESELMDLRKLVHDITLQKRQIVIEHQNLEEDFLTLRDKYDQEARERSDAEKGILVLKKDANDAYLAKLQLDKKAQSLVDEIHFLKKNHEDEVLEMVAQIHESQVTVEEHAFAKLDITAALRDIRAQLEGHAASNILEVGESFRVQFTKLTKAAESNREALKATQQEIQENRRRFQGKNIELDCAKGTREALEKQLHELEERHYSEMINYQDTVRQLENELTNAKLDMSGHLREYQDLLNVKMALDVEILSYRKLLEGEEFHLSTISDTHISMPYIYRQSPVYTLSSLARQGGPTRRSEPQYKFVEEIITETTREVESEFEETGSEETGEGEKEGEESDKAERRGKEEEDEEKVEDLGKVDLKVEAPEKEGEQEEESKGQQIETSAEVEVNGDGVNPSKGENGEEGDDKGEEDIDTGDNTQSEVKSAKATSEEEKEKLDTTEEIDGEIKDVGEPLENDNTPKHDKSLPEVPMKGDISIEPKTSESEDIQTESSIKGEPQVPTEDISKEPKKVSEESKKESPSKEKKEVDLKEQSTLALEQKPDQKVHRESDQLQEAESAVATQEEDLPEPTEKDMKSHDITAELKNSSAKVTWGQVKSPDDSGVKTTQDDKTVGGKISARLPSTTTECEEEPVPQTPEKEVGLTEPKMSSNDDSVKSVEQNESNGSENFTNDITTAEEKVKESDTSSKLDTTISPKEETTPQPEPTVTPKEETSPKMDPMVTPKNETSPKPDPTVTPKEETSPKPEVTPKEGTSPKPASIITPIEKTSQKPEPAVTPKEETSPKPESTITPKYEISPKPDPTVTPKEETSPKPDPTVSPKEETCPKLDPTFTPKEETSPKPDPTVTPKEETSPKPEATPKEGTSPKPEVTPKEGTSPKPTPNITPKEETSPKPEATPKEGTSPKPEVTPKEGTSPKPTPNITPKEGTSPKSEPEVTPKEGTSPKPTPNITPKEGTSPKSASNVTTKEETSPKPESTITPKYEISPKPAPTVTPKEETSPKMNPMVTPKDETSPKPDPTVTPKEETSQSDPTITPKEEPSPKPEPAVTLKEETSPKSESVLTPKETFPKPAPTITPKETFPKPETTTTPKKETSQKPEPAVTPKEETSPKPESTITPKYEISPKPESTITPKEETSPKPTPNITPKEETSPKSEPEVTPKEGTSPKSASNVTTKEETSPKPESTITPKYEISPKPAPTVTPKEETFPKPAPTIKPTKITPKDEISPISNLIITPESTTTPTESETISSGGKAETATPPEKQVPSVAKSKDSHREAPESSTTQEKPEESTAKEPEKVTDPNDETPKTENVKTKASEEKPEHVEISITKTSPVKEQAVSTMGLKEKTVDGKTTEGAQSKIDEKGFTRGDEDSKDDKTAKKPSTGQAAQPIAEKQAKPKTWDLTSF; from the exons ATGAGCCACCAAATTGAGTATCGGTCGGGTTCTCCACATAGAAGAGCTCAAGATGACTATTCCCGCTATCAACACAAACTGACCGGATCCCCCTCGGCGTCCAGGACCGTTATAGGTTTTGGGTCGGCTACCGCATTTATGAACAGAGGATATGCGACGACGCCGAAGAGCGAATTCGGATCGGTTACAAGATCGGATATCTTTTTAGATTCATCAAACACGTTTACCGGGGTGTTGACGAAAATTAATGAGAAAGAACTGCTCCATGGGCTGAACGGCCGTTTCACCGGGTTCATCGAGAAGGTGCGTCATTTGGAGCACCAAAATGAATTGCTCGAGAGGGAAATCGAGGAAATCAAACAGAAGGCACAGTCCCCCGCATCTCTGGCACAGGAGCACGAGTCGGAGCTTATGGATCTGAGGAAACTAGTGCATGACATCACCCTTCAGAAGCGTCAGATCGTGATAGAACATCAGAACCTGGAGGAAGACTTCCTCACCTTGAGAGACAAATACGACCAGGAGGCTCGTGAACGCTCGGATGCAGAGAAAGGCATCCTGGTGCTGAAAAAGGACGCCAACGACGCATACCTGGCAAAACTTCAGCTGGACAAGAAAGCGCAATCTCTGGTGGACGAGATTCACTTCCTGAAGAAAAACCATGAGGACGAGGTGTTGGAGATGGTAGCCCAGATCCACGAGTCTCAGGTGACGGTCGAGGAGCATGCCTTTGCAAAACTCGATATCACTGCGGCTCTCCGGGACATCCGTGCACAGTTGGAAGGTCACGCCGCCTCCAACATCCTTGAGGTCGGGGAGAGTTTCCGTGTCCAGTTCACAAAGTTGACAAAAGCggcagagagcaacagagaggcgCTGAAGGCAACACAGCAGGAGATCCAGGAGAATAGGAGGCGCTTCCAAGGGAAGAACATTGAACTGGACTGCGCGAAAGGAACAAGAGAGGCCCTGGAAAAACAACTACATGAGCTGGAGGAGCGTCACTATTCGGAAATGATTAATTACCAG GACACTGTCAGGCAGCTGGAGAATGAGCTGACTAATGCTAAACTAGATATGTCTGGCCACCTGAGAGAGTACCAGGACCTGCTGAATGTCAAAATGGCTTTGGATGTGGAGATTCTCTCTTACAG GAAACTCCTGGAGGGTGAGGAGTTCCATCTGTCCACCATCTCTGACACCCACATCTCCATGCCCTACATCTACCGCCAGTCCCCTGTCTACACCCTGTCTTCCCTGGCCCGGCAGGGAGGGCCCACACGCAGGTCTGAGCCCCAGTACAAGTTTGTAGAGGAGATCATCACTGAGACCACCAGAGAGGTGGAGTCCGAGTTTGAGGAGACAGGCtctgaggagacaggagagggagagaaggagggagaggagagtgacaaagctgagaggaggggtaaggaagaggaggatgaggagaaagTGGAAGATTTAGGTAAAGTGGATCTTAAAGTGGAGGCcccagagaaagagggggaacaGGAGGAAGAGTCTAAGGGCCAGCAGATAGAAACATCAGCAGAGGTTGAGGTAAATGGAGATGGAGTTAACCCTAGCAAGGGAGAAaatggagaggaaggagatgaCAAAGGAGAGGAGGACATTGACACAGGTGACAATACACAAAGTGAAGTCAAATCAGCTAAGGCCACCAgtgaggaagagaaggaaaaaCTGGACACAACAGAGGAGATAGACGGTGAGATTAAAGATGTGGGGGAGCCATTAGAAAACGATAACACCCCAAAACATGACAAGTCCCTGCCAGAGGTTCCCATGAAGGGTGACATCTCCATAGAACCCAAAACGTCAGAGTCAGAGGATATTCAAACAGAAAGTTCAATAAAGGGTGAACCACAGGTCCCCACAGAGGACATTTCCAAAGAGCCCAAAAAGGTGTCAGAGGAGAGCAAAAAAGAAAGCCCATCAAAAGAGAAAAAAGAGGTAGATCTGAAAGAGCAGAGCACCCTAGCACTGGAGCAGAAGCCTGATCAGAAGGTGCACAGAGAATCAGACCAACTTCAAGAGGCAGAGAGTGCTGTGGCAACACAAGAAGAGGATCTCCCTGAGCCCACAGAGAAGGACATGAAATCCCATGATATCACTGCTGAGCTGAAAAACAGCTCCGCCAAGGTGACATGGGGACAGGTGAAGTCACCAGATGATTCTGGTGTAAAAACTACACAGGATGACAAAACGGTAGGAGGTAAAATTTCAGCCAGACTTCCCAGCACAACAACTGAGTGTGAGGAAGAGCCTGTGCCACAGACACCTGAAAAGGAGGTGGGTCTGACAGAGCCAAAAATGAGCAGCAATGATGATAGTGTAAAATCTGTTGAGCAGAATGAATCTAATGGCAGTGAAAATTTCACAAATGATATCACAACAGCTGAGGAAAAAGTGAAAGAATCTGATACATCCTCTAAACTAGACACAACTATCTCCCCTAAAGAGGAAACAACCCCACAACCAGAGCCAACCGTCACACCCAAAGAAGAAACATCCCCAAAAATGGACCCAATGGTCACCCCCAAGAACGAGACATCACCTAAACCAGACCCCACAGTCACCCCTAAAGAAGAAACTTCGCCAAAACCAGAAGTCACCCCTAAAGAAGGAACTTCCCCAAAACCAGCCTCAATCATCACCCCTATAGAAAAAACTTCCCAAAAACCAGAGCCAGCAGTCACCCCTAAAGAAGAAACTTCCCCCAAACCAGAATCAACCATCACCCCAAAATATGAAATATCCCCTAAACCAGACCCAACCGTCACCCCTAAAGAAGAAACAAGCCCAAAACCAGACCCAACCGTTAGCCCTAAAGAAGAAACATGCCCAAAACTAGACCCAACCTTCACCCCTAAAGAAGAAACAAGCCCAAAACCAGACCCAACCGTCACCCCTAAAGAAGAAACTTCGCCAAAACCAGAAGCCACCCCTAAAGAAGGAACTTCTCCAAAACCAGAAGTCACCCCTAAAGAAGGAACTTCCCCAAAACCAACCCCAAACATCACCCCTAAAGAAGAAACTTCGCCAAAACCAGAAGCCACCCCTAAAGAAGGAACTTCCCCAAAACCAGAAGTCACCCCTAAAGAAGGAACTTCTCCAAAACCAACCCCAAACATCACCCCTAAAGAAGGAACTTCACCAAAGTCTGAACCAGAAGTCACCCCTAAAGAAGGAACTTCCCCAAAACCAACCCCAAACATCACCCCTAAAGAAGGAACTTCCCCAAAATCAGCCTCAAACGTCACCACTAAAGAAGAGacctcccctaaaccagaatCAACCATCACTCCAAAATATGAAATATCCCCTAAACCAGCCCCAACCGTCACCCCCAAAGAAGAAACATCCCCAAAAATGAACCCAATGGTCACCCCCAAGGATGAGACATCACCTAAACCAGACCCCACAGTCACCCCTAAAGAAGAAACATCACAATCAGACCCAACCATTACCCCTAAAGAAGAACCATCCCCTAAACCAGAACCAGCAGTCACCCTTAAAGAAGAAACTTCCCCAAAATCAGAATCAGTACTCACCCCTAAAGAAACTTTCCCCAAACCAGCTCCAACTATCACCCCCAAAGAGACCTTCCCTAAACCAGAAACAACCACCACCCCTAAAAAAGAAACTTCCCAAAAACCAGAACCAGCAGTCACCCCTAAAGAAGAAACTTCCCCCAAACCAGAATCAACCATCACTCCAAAATATGAAATATCCCCTAAACCAGAATCAACCATCACCCCTAAAGAAGAAACATCCCCAAAACCAACCCCAAACATCACCCCTAAAGAAGAAACTTCACCAAAGTCTGAACCAGAAGTCACCCCTAAAGAAGGAACTTCCCCAAAATCAGCCTCAAACGTCACCACTAAAGAAGAGacctcccctaaaccagaatCAACCATCACCCCAAAATATGAAATATCCCCTAAACCAGCCCCAACCGTCACCCCCAAAGAAGAAACATTCCCTAAACCGGCCCCAACCATCAAACCTACCAAGATCACCCCTAAAGATGAAATATCCCCTATATCAAACTTAATCATTACCCCAGAATCAACGACCACCCCTACAGAGAGTGAAACGATCAGCAGTGGAGGCAAAGCTGAGACTGCCACACCACCAGAGAAACAGGTGCCTTCCGTTGCAAAGAGCAAGGACTCACACAGAGAGGCGCCAGAGAGCAGCACAACTCAGGAGAAACCAGAGGAAAGTACGGCTAAAGAGCCTGAGAAGGTTACGGATCCCAACGATGAAACCCCAAAGACAGAGAACGTGAAGACCAAGGCCTCTGAGGAAAAACCTGAACATGTGGAGATATCTATTACAAAGACATCACCAGTGAAAGAACAGGCTGTATCAACCATGGGTTTGAAAGAGAAAACTGTTGACGGGAAGACAACAGAAGGGGCACAATCTAAGATAGATGAGAAAGGCTTTACAAGAGGTGATGAAGACAGCAAAGATGACAAAACTGCGAAGAAGCCATCAACAGGGCAAGCTGCTCAGCCAATTGCAGAAAAGCAAGCTAAACCTAAAACCTGGGACTTAACCTCTTTTTAG